In a single window of the Chondrocystis sp. NIES-4102 genome:
- the psaM gene encoding photosystem I reaction center subunit XII encodes MPITDTQIFIALVVALVPGIMAIRLSTELYK; translated from the coding sequence ATGCCAATTACTGATACTCAAATATTTATCGCTCTGGTTGTTGCATTAGTGCCTGGAATTATGGCAATTCGTCTATCTACAGAGTTATATAAGTAA